In Methanococcoides sp. LMO-2, the genomic stretch GAGAGTACCAGTCTTGCGAGTACATGCCTTTCATGTTCGGTAAGCCTGTAATGGTTGCTTACGAAAGTGATCGCACTCTTTCTTACATAGCCCTTTGAGAGCAGGTACCTTATGTCGGTTGCAGGCTCTAAGAGCTTTTCTCTAAGTTTATTGACTGGAAGAGGTTGTCCATCAGACATTGCAAATACTTTGCTGTGAGTAAGATTTATAGATGTCGCAGGACAATCTCTTATTTTGATGAGTGGGGATAGACAAAAAGACAGAAACGATCAGCTTGATCCGGGAGCAGATCCTGTTGATCCATCACCTGAGATCGAACTTCCGGAACCGACAATTCAAAGCGGCTTTTCCATCGAACAAACCCTTTCAGAAAGGCGATCACTTCGTTCCTATTCAGGGGAGGCGTTATCACTTTCCGATGTGTCACAATTAATGTGGGCTGCACAGGGTTTGACCCTGGATAACTTCTTCAGGACAGCACCTTCAGCCGGTGCACTTTATCCTCTTGAGGTATACCTGGTCGTCGGTAATGTGGATGGGATGAATGCTGGTGTTTACAGGTATGTGCCATCCAGGCATTCAATAGTAAAAGTCCTTGATGGCGACAAAAGGGATGATCTCTGCAGGGTATCGCTGTCACAACCACAGATAAGGGATGCTGCTGCGGTTGTCGTGATCACAGCAGTCTATTCACGCATAATGGTAAAGTACGGGAATCGCGGGGTCAGGTATGCACATATCGAAGTGGGCTGTGCTGCTGAGAATATATATCTTCAGGGAATGTCACTTGGAATCGGGACGTGTGCAGTAGGTGCGTTCGAGGACGAGAAAGTTGCTGCTATCCTTGACCTGCCGGTCGATGAAGAGCCGTTGCTGCTACTGCCTCTGGGGTATATGTAATGAACCTTGAATAGAAATACGTTGATTTGAATTTACATGATGCATACTCTGATTATATTGCAGTTCTAAGTACTTAACAGAATAATGTTTCGGTTATGTAGAAAACATGTCGAAGTCACTGTCAACAGGGAAAAATAAGTATGTATATTCAATAGCTGACAGCATATTTTGAATTATTATTAACTTTCATTTTTGCCAGAACATCGAGGTTTTTTACAGAGCCAAATTCTCAATAAGTTATTCCATAGGTGCCTGATCAGAAACAAAGTTGGAATCGCTACCAAAATCACCTTTACCTTTGGAATCTAGAAAGAGGTCGTTACCAAAATCAGCTTCAGTTTCGGAATCTAGAATTATGTCGTTACCAAAATCAGCTTCAGTTTCGGAATCTAGAATTATGTCGTTACCAAAATCAGCTTCAGCTTCGGAATCTAGAATTATGTCGTTACCAAAATCAGCTTCAATGTTGGAACCTATGTCGGAAACGTTACCTAAATCGCCTTTTACATTGGAATTCAAGTTTAAATTGCTTCCAACAGCATTAACATCAGTTTTGTCTAGTCCACCACCCTCTGGTTCTTCACCTCCATCTAATCTACCACCCTTTGGTTTTTTACCACCATATAATTTTAGATTCTCTTGATGCCTTTTTTCAGAACGTTGTAAAAACTCTTCGGAATATGATGATAATTCTACTTCTCCACTACCCCTTTCTTTATTCGTACCCAGATAACTTTTGTTTATCCAACTCCTGAATTTCTCCTGAGTATTTTGTCTCCGTTCTTCCATTTCTTTACGTTTTTTAGCAAAGAATTTTCTTGATTTTTCGGTTGACACTTTTATCGCCCAACCTTTTCTTTAAATTGATTTTGAGATTCCTTCAATTCATCCGGTTCCCTATTTTTCAATTTGCTTTCATCTGTGAATTCATTCTTAACTTTATTTTTAGCTATTTTTTCTTCTGTTTTAGCAAAATTTTCTGCCTCTTTCTGTATCTGCTGTTTCTCCGATAGAGTCATCTGTCGCATTGATGAAGAATGTTCTTTATTCCAGGAATTTACTAGTTGTTTCCACTTTTGGTTCTCTATCGCTTTTGTCACATCACCATCACTTCCCCTGATTGCACTCCTTGCATCTTGGCGGGAACCATTTAACATAGATTGTAAAGACTCGGCTAATTTATTCTCGACTTTGAATACCTTTTGAATAGCCTTATTGTCATAACCAGAATCTTTCAATTGGTCTATAGCATTTGATATACTGTGAGGATTATGCCCAAAGGAAATCATTTCCTTTCCAAGTTGAGGGCCCAATGTTTCGTACGTTTTCTTTATCTCTGCCTGAACAACCTTCTGGAAAGCTCCTTCTTTCCAGTCTCCATCAATTCTTGAAGCCTTCTCATGAATAAATAAATAATCGTTCAAGTCCTGTTCAGACATATTTAACTGTTTCACCATGTTAGTACATTCATCACCAAGAGTTCGGATATTTATACGTGAATAGTGTGGTTCACCCGGCAACCCTGGTAATGTATCTCCTATATCCTGCTGAGTATCATTAACGAGTTTTGTTCCAGGAGGAACATCTTCATTTGGAGAGGAACCTCTTTTAGGAGATATTGGTATTGTATCTTTCTGTGCACCTGGTAAAGTGTCATCAATATCTGGCTTAGTATCATTAACAAGTCTTGTATCAGGAGAAACATTTTCATTCAGAGGAGAAGGAAATTCTCTTCTGGGAGTGTTTGATGCCATCTCTTCTGATAAACGTAATTCCCGACGAATACGATCAATTTCTGGTCTGCCAATTTTATCTCCCATTGTCTCCAAAAGTGCCATATATTTTTCCATTGTCGTGGTATCGGGATTTATATTGAATTTCTTGCGGATATAATCTAAAGTATATTCTCTAGCTTCTTTCCACTTTTGATCAGTTTTGACCTTTGCTTCAGGGGTTTTATATTTATCCGGTCCCGGATAAAATTTTTTATTATCATATCTCCGAATGAATTCAGCTACTGTATCACTCATAGCAATATCCCCCGGAGTGATCCACCTATCACGTATCATTGGCAACCGGACAACATTTGACCATTGATCATACGCTTTTTCAGTACAATTGTTAGTATCTGTGTAAGAAGCATGATGTCCTCCATCTTCATGTTTAACACTATGCTTCTTCGCTGCTTTTATAATCTCATTTCTATCATTGGATTGTGCTGCTTCTGATAATCCATATAAAAATTTAAAATCCTTATCACTATCGTGGTCATAGGGTATTGATTTTCCTGTTTCTGGAGTATGAAACATATAATCTTTGTGAAGTTCATTAGCTCCTACTTCATGAACAAAAAGTGTTGTCAATTTATCGTCCTTAACCAGATTCTTCTTCATGGTAAGTGACAGATTTTTATTAGTTGAAGAGGGAACAGTTGCTTCTGTATTTGGAACATCCCTCCTTCCAAAAAATCTGGATTCTTCATCCACTCCTTTATTAGTACGTTGAACAGGAGCTCTTTCCTGTGATGCATTTCTTCTTCTGGAAACACGTATATCTGCATTAGGGACCTCATCAATTTTTCTCAAGTTTTTACTTAATTTGTCTACATCTGAATTTATTGCTTTGAATTCTTTTGATGCAGTTAATGCAGGATTGATATTTTTTAATTCATCCCATGAGTTGATTAATTTTGTTAATAGGGGTGAAACCACAACTTCTCCCATCATAGCAATATTTGCACAAAAAGTTACTGCGTCTACTAAATTGATGAATTCCTTACCCTTCTCTTTATAATTACTGATTATCCACCCCTGATATTCTTTTACAGCAATATTGATCGCAGTAAGGGCTATTGTAGTTATTTCAGCTGCTTTTTCTAGAATACTTGGAGCAAGACCCACGCCTAATGTGCCGATAGAAACACCCAGTTCAACACTTGTCCAGATTTTATCTGATACGGCTTCTAACGATTTTTTATTCATTTGGAGCAAATAGATTGCAGGACGATACATGACAATGCCGCCTTGATCATAATTAACTATGCCAATTAATTGATCCGGTTTAAACATTGCACCATCCATGGTACTTACGGAATCAGGTAATGTAGAGATTTCTTTTTTATATTTTTCATTTAAAGAACTAAGATAACCAATATTCAGAAGGATGTTACCATCTTTATTCAGGTATGCAAAGGGTAAGATCCCTCTAAACATGGCAGCACTTGTGGGTATAAGAGGAATTTTTTCTTTATTGACAATTTTACCTACAAATTGTTTGGCATCAAGATAGCTTAAGGTAGCCATAATACGATTTGTGTGTTCTGATGCTTTACTGTTAGAACTGTAAGTTAAAGCATGATACAACAGAGATAGTGCTTTTCTCCCGTCTGGATTTTTTCCAATCCGAAGCAAATCTTTATCAGAAGTATTTTCAAGAAAGCTAATAGCAAACTTCTTATTGAGTGTATCTCCTAAATAGTCTGTATATAGCTTTTGAGGAAGAGGCGAATTCTTTGTGTGTTTCCATATAGGCCTTAATTCATTTTGAATATGGCCATACAGTCCTTTTCCATAACCATATCTTTCAAATATTCCATATGCAGAATATTTTCTTTCAGTTGAACCGGGCACAAGAGCTTCTGATATTGTTTTTGCCAGCTTTTCAGCTTCAATCTTTTTCTTTCCGCCATAAGAGGAAGTCTTAAGATTCCCATATATCTGAACTACTGCTTTCAATCCATCTAAATCGTTTCTTGCATTCACAAGGTACTGTTTCTCTTTAATCAGCTCTTTTGCAAAATTTAATGCAGCGTCAGATTTTGAGAGTTTGGATTCTTTTTGAACTCCATCATAAAATAGCTTGCCGCTTTTAAACCACAGTATTCCTTCATTATTAAGGTTATTTTGTGAAACAGAAGGAACTTTTCGCAGAATACGAAAGGCTTCATTTTGAAGTTTTTCATTTGAATTTGTTACAAGAATAAGAGAAAGCCTCACACATCCCTCAAATCCATACGGATCCTTTAACAATCCATCAAGAATATCATCTGATAACTTCCCAACAATATTTGATGCATACTTCATCTTGTCCGATGAACTACTGGGTGTATCCAATGCTTTTTCGACAATTGATTTAAACTCCTTGCCATCAATATATCCACTTCGACCAAAGATACTTGCTAGATTTTTTGATTTATACGTGTAAGAAGGAGTCATCGATTTAGGTACTTTCACATCCTTTGAAAAAAAACGCCTTGATTCTTTTTTCGCTGCCTTCTCAGATTCATTTATAGCCTTTGCCCATTCATCCCAGTTTCTTTTCTCCGTTTCACCAATTTTGATAGCCTTGTCTCGAATCTGAAGCCAGTCCTCCCTCAATCGTGCATAATCAGAATTATTTTTTTTAATCTCAAAACCTAGTGGTAGACCATTCTTTAACCAAAATTGGTTGTTTATGTAATCATCAAGGCATCTTTTTGCATCCTCGGAGAGGGCATTATATTTTTTTTGGGCCCATGTACGATTGACATTTATTTTTTTTGTATAATGTTCAAAATCTTTATCCAACTCACTAGGCATTTTTAATCACCCGTTCATTTTCATTCAAATCAGATTTTCTTCATCTGGTATACTGTCAGGGTAATCTGCAATGATATTTTCAATTAATATTTTGATTTTAAGAGGGTAGATCTCTTTCGAAAAACCGGTTTGAAGAATACAGCAAAGACCGAGCTTCTGGATAAGATCATCTGAGATATCCGGAAGTATTAGTTCCCGAATCATTTTATGGTAGAATTGTTTCCATTGAAGGTGATCATTCTCATCGAAAAGTTGAATGGATCTTCTCTTATATTCTTCATCGTTTAACATCTTAGAAAGATAATAACGATACAGGCAGGTATTTTCTGTACAGATTTTCCCACATAGATTGGTTGGCTGTTTTCCAGTACAGATCTGTTGATAGTATTCATTGAATTCTTTAATTTTTTCTTGGTCAAGAGATTCATATGAAAATTGTTGTGGGTCTTTGTGATACTCTTTAAGCATCTCAATGGTAAAGTCCAAGAGAATGCTCTGTATTTTTTCCCTATCTTCAAAAGACCATTGGTATCGAAGACTTACCTGGTCAAAGAAATACTCTAATCCATGAACGAGAGCACAAATCCCGATACCCACGGCATTCTTTGATAATTCTCCCTCCTCCCGACCTGATTCCGCCATCTGTGCTAATATTTCAGGAAGACTGGGCGCATCATCAAGCATAGCAAGTATTAGATATGGTATCTTGGGCAAAAACAACCTTTTTCTGGAGACATTTCTCCCAAGGTTTTTGTATTGACAAATGTTACTACAATATTTAGCACATCCTTCATACGGAGCAAGTGCTTTCTTATCTTGAATAGGATCCAGCATCGCATTTTTTATTAGATCATCTTTATTTTCAGAGGAGGGTGCTTTAATTTTTGAATAAGGCACCTTTACATAGTATGCTCCTGTGTCTCCCTCACTATAGACCGCTGCATATCCTGGAGAGAATGTTGTGACCATCAATGCTTCTTGTTCCAAGATGTTCATCGTTGCACTCATAGCCTTCCTGTCATCTTCTGCAACAATGCGATGCATTATCTTTAAATTAGTATTCTTCAGAATATCAGGTGCAAGTTTTGTGGGAATCTGTTCTGAAATTAAAATTCCCTCTCCATATGCGCGAATCTCTGCCAGTATATTGGTAAAGGTCTCAACCGATTTCCCTCTGGTGTTCCCTACATAAGGATTATCATTTTGGGATGTTCCCAGTAATCTGTGTGCCTCTTCAATAACAGTGATGTGTTTCAAATCAACTTTCTCTGTAGTTCCCTTGGAGATATAGTATTCATACATTCGTGTGAGAATGAGACCCATAACAAAACATTTTTCATCATCATCACCAAGGGACTCCAATTCCAGTATCGTTGGTTTATTTAAAAATGTCTCAAAGGGCATCGTTCGTCGTGTATCGAGCATAAGCCCCTTTCCACCAATTCGCATGCTATCTATTCGCGTCTTGAGAGATCCCTTTATTTCCATTGTGGTTTCTTTTCCATATCCCAACTTGTCGACTACATCATCCACTTTGTTGTAAAGGTCAGTTAATGTCGGATTTGCACCATTATGGAGCCCAAGTCGATTAGTATTTGATGCAAGATTCCACCCCCGGTCGATATAGATCTCATGAAGACATTGTTCAAGGACATGAGGCAGGGGGCCCCACATATAGAAACTTGTATTAAATACAGATTTGAGAAGATCAATATGTGTCTGTACCGTTACTCCGTCAAGTATTTCAAATGGATTGATTCGAAATGGGAAGGTATTCTCATCCCCAAGTGTAAAGACTTTGAGATCGTTCTTTAATTCCTCACTGAAAAGAAGAGACCGATATTCGGTCTTTGCGGGTTCTATAACCAAAAACGGAATTTTATTTTTCTTCCAGAGGTCTTTTAACAGAAAGAAAAGAGTATTTGTTTTCCCACTACCGGTAGTTCCGACAATCAACCCATGTTTATTGAGATTTCCCACAGGAATTTTGTAACAATTATGTGTTTTTTCCCTTCTGTCAAGAATCTCTCCGATGGTAATATTTATATCATCAGTATCCTGCTTTGACACTTTAAAACGCCCATAGGGTTTTATTGAGAACCCTGGCATTTCCTGAGAAGGTAGATTGATAAAAACACCCAAATCATTCGAATTGAGAGTATTCATGTAGGCATATGGATGCTGTAATTGTCCCGGAGAAGTGGGAGGGGGATTCATGATTAGACCATTCTTTATCAGTTTTCCCGTTAAACTTAATGTCTGAACTCTATCATTCATTGTGCGGTTGCTTCCAAATACGGCTTTTGAAATCGCTTTTAAATTATTCATGGTCTCAGGAGATTGAGTAAAGAGAAATATGGATGAATTCCAGAGGCCTGTTCTTTTCGCCGTTTTTATCGAACGCAAATAGTTGTTCAGTAATTCTTCATACGTCTGGCCAAGTGGACTGCGAATATTTTGAGTCGCAGAATGGCTCAGCATCGATTCCTGAAGAGATCGCAATTCTTTGAGAATCATATTATTATAAGCTGTGATTTCCTTATTAGATACAGGAATTGCATAAATGAGATAACAAAAGTTCTCTCCATACATTCCTCTCAACAGTTCATCAATCTCCGTTGAACTTCCCATCAATTCTAGGTTTTTCTTGCTTTGAGAAGTTACATCTAAAGTAGATTGATTAGATATTTTCCCAGAGTATGAAGGGCTAGAGACAACTATTCCCGATTGCTTGAACTCTTTGATAAGATTATCGAAATCATCAAATTCCTGCATTTTTATGGAAATACCTTCAAAAAATGCATTTAGTGTTTTTTTAAGAGTGATAATATTTCCCTCAACTCTTGAAACGTCACTTCCAAAGGTTCCCATGAAAATTTCAATGTTGTCTGGACGTCCGAATATACCAAATAGAACCGGGATATTTCCTTCATGTAATCCAGAAAGCAGGTATGACATCAAACCGTGTATTGTTTTTTTCTGGTTTGCGTTTATCTTCCAAAAATCAGTGAGACCAATTATTTTTAGTATCCGAACATTTTCAAACGTTTTTATTTCCAATTGAGATGCATCAATAGTTCCATCTAAATCATCAACAAATCCTTTCTCGAGGTATGAAATATGGTCGGTTGAAAAATGATATGTTTTAGTTGGATCAATGTTTTGTGCTGAAAATGGAATTTTTTGATTATGCAATTTATTTCCCCCCACGTTCCATTTTAGTCTTAATTTATTATTTGAGTCTATGGCCGATATGATACCATAGACCGAGACATATACAACCCACGATGAAAACAATAATGCTGATCATTAATTCTTCAGGATGACCCTGACTTGCAACTATGCCTAGCAAGCCCCCAAAAAATCCAATGACCCCTACAATTGACAATAGTATTAAAGGACCTATCAAAAAGATAGAAGCCAAACCCATACGCTTTTTTATATGGATTTCAGATTTTGATGTGATGTTGAAGATTTTGTGAGGGATAAGTACACCCTGCTTGTTAACTTTTCCTACTACATTGACAAAATCCCCTTCCTGAACTCTATTGATAATCTGCTTTGCACGAATTTCTACTGGAAGTAGGGTTTCAGTATTCCCATTTTGGTCAGTAATTTGCAACCTGAAAGATAAGAAATCCTCTGCTTGCTGTCCAAAGACATTTGCATGTGTTTCATGTCTTTCAATACTCAATGCAGTTCCAAGAAATTCTTCCCCTTTTGACATATTCCCCACCAACAAAAAAACTTATTTTTGGATGTATTGTATCCAAAATGGCAAACTTCAAACTGTTAAAAAAATCAACAATTCCTTGTATTAATTTATCCC encodes the following:
- a CDS encoding ATP-binding protein — translated: MHNQKIPFSAQNIDPTKTYHFSTDHISYLEKGFVDDLDGTIDASQLEIKTFENVRILKIIGLTDFWKINANQKKTIHGLMSYLLSGLHEGNIPVLFGIFGRPDNIEIFMGTFGSDVSRVEGNIITLKKTLNAFFEGISIKMQEFDDFDNLIKEFKQSGIVVSSPSYSGKISNQSTLDVTSQSKKNLELMGSSTEIDELLRGMYGENFCYLIYAIPVSNKEITAYNNMILKELRSLQESMLSHSATQNIRSPLGQTYEELLNNYLRSIKTAKRTGLWNSSIFLFTQSPETMNNLKAISKAVFGSNRTMNDRVQTLSLTGKLIKNGLIMNPPPTSPGQLQHPYAYMNTLNSNDLGVFINLPSQEMPGFSIKPYGRFKVSKQDTDDINITIGEILDRREKTHNCYKIPVGNLNKHGLIVGTTGSGKTNTLFFLLKDLWKKNKIPFLVIEPAKTEYRSLLFSEELKNDLKVFTLGDENTFPFRINPFEILDGVTVQTHIDLLKSVFNTSFYMWGPLPHVLEQCLHEIYIDRGWNLASNTNRLGLHNGANPTLTDLYNKVDDVVDKLGYGKETTMEIKGSLKTRIDSMRIGGKGLMLDTRRTMPFETFLNKPTILELESLGDDDEKCFVMGLILTRMYEYYISKGTTEKVDLKHITVIEEAHRLLGTSQNDNPYVGNTRGKSVETFTNILAEIRAYGEGILISEQIPTKLAPDILKNTNLKIMHRIVAEDDRKAMSATMNILEQEALMVTTFSPGYAAVYSEGDTGAYYVKVPYSKIKAPSSENKDDLIKNAMLDPIQDKKALAPYEGCAKYCSNICQYKNLGRNVSRKRLFLPKIPYLILAMLDDAPSLPEILAQMAESGREEGELSKNAVGIGICALVHGLEYFFDQVSLRYQWSFEDREKIQSILLDFTIEMLKEYHKDPQQFSYESLDQEKIKEFNEYYQQICTGKQPTNLCGKICTENTCLYRYYLSKMLNDEEYKRRSIQLFDENDHLQWKQFYHKMIRELILPDISDDLIQKLGLCCILQTGFSKEIYPLKIKILIENIIADYPDSIPDEENLI
- a CDS encoding SagB/ThcOx family dehydrogenase yields the protein MSGDRQKDRNDQLDPGADPVDPSPEIELPEPTIQSGFSIEQTLSERRSLRSYSGEALSLSDVSQLMWAAQGLTLDNFFRTAPSAGALYPLEVYLVVGNVDGMNAGVYRYVPSRHSIVKVLDGDKRDDLCRVSLSQPQIRDAAAVVVITAVYSRIMVKYGNRGVRYAHIEVGCAAENIYLQGMSLGIGTCAVGAFEDEKVAAILDLPVDEEPLLLLPLGYM